DNA sequence from the Alkaliphilus metalliredigens QYMF genome:
CTGAATATTTCTGGCTCTTCTAAGGCAAGCTCATCAAATGCTGGCGGTACAAGACCATATCCAATATTTTTTACATCATCTAGTGCTTTTTCTACTCTATCGTAGGCCTTCTTTGCCTTAGCTAGTTCTGTAATCATTCCCAACAATTGATGATCTCCTTCAATGCCATAGCCTGTTTTTTCTTCAATGATTTTATAGAAAAGTCCATCATCGGTTGCTAAATCGATTAAAGCAGCTCCTTCACCCATCTGAATGCTCTCAAGATTTGCTCTCTTAATATTTTCAATTCCCTTAAGACTATCTACCATTCCTCCAACATCTCTTAATTTTCTCATATCTTTAACACTTTCTTTGATGGCTGTTAAAATTGAACCCTTTAACCAATGATTGGTTTCAATACTTTCCAACCACCCTGGTAAGTTAATGTTGATTTCTGTAATGGGAAATTCAAAAAGTACATGCTCTAATATTTCATGAATATCATCCATTTCCATGGTTGCGCAGTTTTTAATGACCACTGGTACCTCATACTTCTCCTCTAGTTGATTCTTCAATTCCTCTGTTTCTGGTTGATTTGGCCTTTTACTATTTAATACAATAACAAATGGCTTATTAATTTCTTTTAATTCATTAATCACTCTTTCTTCGGCATCAATATAATTCTCACGTTCGATCTCTGTAATAGAGGCATCTGTTGTAATCACAAGCCCAATAGTTGAATGTTCCTGTATTACCTTTCTGGTTCCAATTTCAGCGGCCTCCTCAAATGGAATTTGCTTTTCAAACCAGGGGGTATTCACCATTCTTGGATTGCCCTCTTCTTCATGTCCAAGGGCCCCCTCAACTAAATAACCCACGCAATCAATCATTCGTAGCTTAAAGGATGCATTTTCCTTTAGGGTCAATTCTACTGCCTCATTTGGGACAAATTTAGGTTCCGTGGTTGTAATTGTTTTCCCTGTTCCACTTTGAGGTAGTTCATCTTTTGCTCGCTCTTTTTTGTAGGAATTTTCAATGTTAGGTAATACCAGTAAATCCATAACCCGCTTAATAAAAGTAGACTTCCCTGTTCTAACAGGCCCAACTACTCCTATATAAATGTCACCCTGGGTACGTTGTGCTATATCTCTATAAATGTCGTACCTTTCCATACTGTTCCCTCCTTTTGATCAAAATTATAAAGTAATCCATTATCCTTCCATAACATTATAAATATATGATAAAGGACAAAGAATATGACAACTAGACCCCCTTAATCCTGTTTATTACTTTATATTTTTAATCTCAGGTTTTTATGCTATTTTTTTATATTTCAAATTAAATAATTCTCTAACCACTCTGCTAATACCATCAAGTACTAGCACTTTGATTAGGACTCCTCTGTTTTATGTATTAAAAAACACCTATAAAAGTGACTCTTTTATAGGCGTTGCTTATTTACCAATTTATTTTTTCTGCGTCCACAATGTCTTCTATTTCATGGGTTCGGTCCCGACTCATTAAATTACTGACAGCCACACGGGGAGGAATGTCTTTGTATAAAATACTATATATCTCTTCAGTGATAGGCATCTCAATCTGATATTGTTTTGCCAGCTCAAAGGCAGCCTTAGTGGTTTTAATTCCTTCTACCACCATTCCAATCTCAGATAAGGTTTCCTCCAGGCTTTTTCCTTGTCCTGTTAATATTCCAGCTCTTCGATTTCGACTATGCATACTGGTACAGGTCACAATCAGGTCTCCAATTCCCGTAAGGCCCGCAAAGGTCTCTAGCTTTCCACCCATGGCGCTACCCAATCTAGCAATTTCTCGGATTCCTCTTGTCATCAAAGCTGCTTTAGCATTGTCTCCGTAGCCAAGTCCATCAGAAATTCCTGCTCCAAATGCAATAACATTCTTCAAGGCTCCTCCTAACTCAACCCCTATCACGTCAGGATTTGTATATACCCTAAAATAAGAAGACATGAACAAGTCCTGAATACATTCCGCAACGCTTCTTTCGTAGGCTGCTA
Encoded proteins:
- the spoIVA gene encoding stage IV sporulation protein A codes for the protein MERYDIYRDIAQRTQGDIYIGVVGPVRTGKSTFIKRVMDLLVLPNIENSYKKERAKDELPQSGTGKTITTTEPKFVPNEAVELTLKENASFKLRMIDCVGYLVEGALGHEEEGNPRMVNTPWFEKQIPFEEAAEIGTRKVIQEHSTIGLVITTDASITEIERENYIDAEERVINELKEINKPFVIVLNSKRPNQPETEELKNQLEEKYEVPVVIKNCATMEMDDIHEILEHVLFEFPITEININLPGWLESIETNHWLKGSILTAIKESVKDMRKLRDVGGMVDSLKGIENIKRANLESIQMGEGAALIDLATDDGLFYKIIEEKTGYGIEGDHQLLGMITELAKAKKAYDRVEKALDDVKNIGYGLVPPAFDELALEEPEIFRHGNQFGVKLRANAPSLHFIRADISTEVSPIVGTEKQSEELVKYLLEEFENDTDKIWQSHMFGKSLHDLVKEQLQNKLYMMPEDTRIKLQRTLQKIINDGNGGLIAIIL
- a CDS encoding NAD(P)H-dependent glycerol-3-phosphate dehydrogenase, with the translated sequence MTHSSITVLGAGSWGTALSLILAKKGHEVKLWMRNQEQYEEMNRQRENTKYLPGTQLHENIKLYVDIEKAVKGTDVVLLTISSQAVRGVLKNIRSIITREQIIVNAAKGLEANTLLRISQVVEEELGSHPFAVLSGPSHAEEVSKDIPTTVVVAAYERSVAECIQDLFMSSYFRVYTNPDVIGVELGGALKNVIAFGAGISDGLGYGDNAKAALMTRGIREIARLGSAMGGKLETFAGLTGIGDLIVTCTSMHSRNRRAGILTGQGKSLEETLSEIGMVVEGIKTTKAAFELAKQYQIEMPITEEIYSILYKDIPPRVAVSNLMSRDRTHEIEDIVDAEKINW